GAtgcattattatgtattatatatatgaaatatgAAATGAAGATGGTAAGGAGGCAAAGTTGAGCGAGGAAATAGTGTTGGAGTGGCCCGAAAACGACGTCGTATTGGGAGGTGAAGGAAGCATCAACACCTACAAAGTTGAATTCTGTGTGGACTCTGACTTTGGAGTACCTGGAGCAGTTGCTGTCCTTAATCGCTATGACAGTGAGTTCTTCTTGGACAGCATAAACATTCAACAGCTAAATCTTCATTTTCCATGCAAGTCTTGGGTGCAGcctgaaaataaaattgatccCCACAagagaattttcttctttaacaaGGTAACAATTTAACTACGAAAAATATACATGTTCCAAGTTACtaattattagaataatcaaACTCTTACGTGGCAGGTGTATCTCCCTTTTGAGACACCAATTGGATTGAAACAAGTTAGAGAAAGAGATCTAAGGCAGATGAGAGGCGATAGTAGAGGGCGTAGAAAATCATGTGACAGAATATATGAGTATGATGTGTATAATGATTTAGGTGATCCTGACAAGGGAGATGAGTATGAAAGGCCAACACTTGGTGGCCAAAACAACCCTTATCCCACACGTTGCCGCACTGGACGTCCACCTACTAGAATTGGTAACTTCAATTTCACATTGAAAAATGTTACATATCTAGAactgttaaataataatttagtcaaatacgtcaaatcatctaacgatttTCAACTATTAACTTCACATGAAGACAACTGCATGTGAGTTTTCGCCTAACTAGAAATGCGGGTGTGATGATATCATTTACTTTCTAGATTCACATGCGGAATCAAGGCCCAGTGGATCAGAGTCAATATACGTTCCTAGAGATGAGGAACTAGCAGACATAAAGAAGCATGACCTTGATCGAGCGAAATTGATTGCGATTGCTAGGAACATTGTTCCTGCATTATTAGATAAGATGGGCAATGAAGGTGTTCTCAACATCCATAACTTCATCAGGGAGTCAAGGCACTCTCATTCTAATTTGGGTGGCACTATAGAAgaactttttaaatttgatcCTCCAAAGATATTTTCAAGTAAGTGGACATGGAATGGTGTGTTTTCTTGTTTTAGATAAACAAATTGTTTAAAGGGAGTTGAATGATTTTCAGGAGGAAAATCACACTTTTTAGAAGATGATGAATTTGGACGCCAAGTTCTAGCAGGGCTAAATCCTCTCAGTATTGAAAGGCTCAAGGTACCTAGTTATGTCTCAAGTTTATCGTAGCATTTCTAAACTTGACACCAAGCTTTCTGATGCTTAACTTTGTCATTTTCCACTCCAAAAAGGTTTTCCCACCAGTGAGCAAATTGGATCCCTGTAAGTCAGCACTAAAAGAAGAACACATTATAGACCACATCGATGGGATGTCCATCCAACAGGTAAAAATGGAAATGGTTGTCATTCCAAGTTCACAACATAACATAACATTATTTCTCTGCTTTCAAATTGTAGGCATTGGAAGACAACAAGTTGTTCATATTGGACTATCATGATATCTTCCTACCCTTTGTTGATCGAATTAATGCTCTTGATGACCGCAAAGCTTATGCAACCACCACAATTTTCTTCCTCACCAAAATGGGAACTCTAAAAGCCATTGCTATACAGCTTGCTCTGCCGACAATGGATCCAAACACTTCATCCAAGCAAGTGCTCACACCTCCTGTAGACACCACCACCAAATGGCTCTGGCAACTTGGCAAAGCTCATGTTTGCTCTAATGATGCTTTTGTTCATACATATCTGCACCACTGGTATGAAACTCTAATTGGTGGAGGGAGTGTGTGTCGAATTAGTATATAAAACAGAATGAGCACAAATAACGCATTTCTTTAACAATTTGTAAATATGATAACAGGTTAAGAATACATGCAACTATGGAACCATTCATAATTGCTGCTCATCGACAATTGAGTGTTATGCATCCTATATACAAGCTTCTGCATCCCCATATGCGTTACACACTCAAGACAAACGCCACAGCTCGTGAGACACTCATCAACGCCGGAGGTATCTTAGAGACTAACTTCAGTCCTGGAAAATATTCTATGCAGATCACTTCTGCTGCATACAGAGATTGGTGGCAATTTGACCAAGAAGGTCTTCCTACCGATCTAATAAGAAGGTAATATACATTATACAATTGTTCTATGATTATGACTTATAATCTCATAAATCATAATCTCTTGTAGTTTCAACTTTATGCAGAGGCTTAGCGGTTCCTGATGAATCACAACCACAAGGTGTTAGATTAGTCATTGAAGATTATCCCTATGCAGCTGATGGACTCCTCATATGGTCCAGCATAGGGAAATTGGTGAAGACTTATGTGAACCATTACTACAAAGACGTTGACGCCATTTCATCTGACTATGAACTTCAATCTTGGTACAAAGAATTCATCAATCTCGGACACCCTGATCATAAAAACGCTAGCTGGTGGCCTAAACTTTCCACCCCTGAAAATCTCATCTCCATCTTAACCACCATTATTTGGATTGTAACAGCACAACATGCCGTGTTGAACTTTAGCCAATACCACTATGGTGGATATGTTCCAATGCGGCCGGCGTTGATGCGAAAACTAATTCCCAAGGAGGGTGATCTTGACTACATAGACTTTGTCATGGATCCACAGAGATACTTTGAGTCATCACTTCCGAGTTTATCTCAAGCAGCAAAGTTCATGGCTGTGACTAGCATAGGCTCTGCGCACTCGCCGGAAGAGGAGTACATAGGAGACAGAAATGACTTGTGTTCTTGGTTGGAAGAGCCCGAGATCTTTGATGCCTTCAAACAATTTTCaatggaaataaaaaatattgagacAGAGATTGAGAAAAGAAATGCTGATAAAAAACTTAGAAACAGATGTGGTGTTGGAGTTACACCATATGAATTGCTTATGCCATGGTCAGATCAAGGGGTCACAGGAAGAGGGGTGCCAAATAGTGTAACAGCTTAACATTCTAATATGTGCGACAGAGCAATGTCCTATTGTTCTCACCTTAGGGGGCATAATTCATCATTTGTTACcttataaaaatatcaaataaaataaaatgaagtgAAGGATTTCTTAAATTAACCTCTAAAAAAAGGGTTGAGTAGAAATTTATGGTCAAgtcaaatgttaaaattaaaaatattcacGATATGTGAATTCAAATGGTGTAATCAAGAACAGAATAAATGTGTTCCTATGCTTCCTATAGTTGTCAATGAATACCGCAAACAATGCATTCATCCGTAATAACTAAAAAGAGAAATGCTCTAACCGGATAGCTTGAGCATTCATGCCTTGGAGATATTACCTGCAAAACACTTCGGAAGTGAGGAATGTCAAGTGAACATAGATGAGAATGTATGTCTTTCCGTTTTTTCAGGTAGAGTCCAAAGGCATATTATATTCACAGCTATTCATGGTGGGGGTAGTGCAAGTTATTGGGTCATACACCATTCCAGAAAACAATCACAAATCCAAGATAAAGGGAACTAACAAATTCTTTAGGTACCATCCTCATTTGTACATAATCCTACTTATCCAAAACGCACGAACATGGTTGTTAATTTAATCGTACTTCTCTCTCTAAGAGGGCGTCCCTGATGCTTTGGTGAAGCCAATCGCAGGCGAAGTCCTTGACTTCCCTCTCAAAGGATGCCCTCCAAAAGGCCATGACGATGCAGAGGAGGGTGCAGCCTTCGGCGAAGAAGGCCTGGAAGTCCTTGTCCTTAACGAAGGATAccctgaagaggatgaagacaatGGTGACAAGGAGCACCCCGAAGAAGGAATCGGAGGTCTTGATCACTGAGTGGAGCATGCATATCATCCCAAATGCTGACTGCGATCCCATTCTTCTTGGAATTTCACATGATTTTTTATTCTCTCAACAccatattcataaaaattcataaTCCTCCGCCTAACATCTTGGAGCAACAAAGTTCTTTGGGTTTTTTGAGGCAAATATTCGTAGTACTTTGAATTGGAATGCCAACATAAGCGACAGATTTTCCAAGGTATGGAAGGATGACACACGTCTACAGCTGAGTCAAAGTTCAACTCCGTGCATGTTGGAAATACCTAActtctattattatatttaacaaTAGATAGAGGTTTACTATTTTCTGACTTCTTGATaacaatatttatattatttactaCCAACAGTGCAAGCCCAAAAGAATATAGCAACTCTACTTTCTTAGCGagaaatagaaaacagaaaaataaattgacACTCAAAAGTATAGTGTGTTAAACGAAAATGGTGTATAACCTGCAACAAACATGTGCATGACAAAAACAAGGCACTGGAAAGTATAGAGCGAATTCTTGTAAAATATGTTATAGCAATAGGGATAAAGATATGTGCAACAAATATGTGCCTTCCTTCTAATACAATTCAAACAGAAAACCAATAGAGTAACTACCCAATAGCTTTGTTTATCTGTGCTTCAAAAGATACATCAAACCATCTACTTTGTTTAGCTATTGCAAAAATTGCAGAGGAAGTCTAACATAAAAGCGAAACAAATAGCATTTCCCTGCAATTTTCTAGCCCTTTAAATATCTAGCAGGAGTGTAGGACTATTAACGAATCAATGTGTAATGATCCAGTACCAGGCAATAAGTCAAGCTGGATCCCATGTAATATATGGTCTACATGAGGCAGCTGTTCAAGGAGAACAAACATTCTGAAGAAAGATCCAGCTGAAATACCATGTGCAATATAATTGAAACCCGTAGCTTTTCCATGTTATTCATCTATCAAGTTGCACTTCTCCTGTAATTTCAACTGGCTCCTACATGTTCTTGTAGAGCATCGCATGTGC
The genomic region above belongs to Arachis duranensis cultivar V14167 chromosome 3, aradu.V14167.gnm2.J7QH, whole genome shotgun sequence and contains:
- the LOC107480797 gene encoding linoleate 13S-lipoxygenase 3-1, chloroplastic, whose product is MAAGTKSVMLALLDTFPLHVHHNNASPLCQERRLMMLSCISGRTNNIVRARQKQIAPTVVAALIESSEKRDLNTTTITKLTADVAVRSGNNNNNNNVFASNMKTLVNIFRPTVQPHANKGLVLQLVSSDQLGPNGKEAKLSEEIVLEWPENDVVLGGEGSINTYKVEFCVDSDFGVPGAVAVLNRYDSEFFLDSINIQQLNLHFPCKSWVQPENKIDPHKRIFFFNKVYLPFETPIGLKQVRERDLRQMRGDSRGRRKSCDRIYEYDVYNDLGDPDKGDEYERPTLGGQNNPYPTRCRTGRPPTRIDSHAESRPSGSESIYVPRDEELADIKKHDLDRAKLIAIARNIVPALLDKMGNEGVLNIHNFIRESRHSHSNLGGTIEELFKFDPPKIFSRGKSHFLEDDEFGRQVLAGLNPLSIERLKVFPPVSKLDPCKSALKEEHIIDHIDGMSIQQALEDNKLFILDYHDIFLPFVDRINALDDRKAYATTTIFFLTKMGTLKAIAIQLALPTMDPNTSSKQVLTPPVDTTTKWLWQLGKAHVCSNDAFVHTYLHHWLRIHATMEPFIIAAHRQLSVMHPIYKLLHPHMRYTLKTNATARETLINAGGILETNFSPGKYSMQITSAAYRDWWQFDQEGLPTDLIRRGLAVPDESQPQGVRLVIEDYPYAADGLLIWSSIGKLVKTYVNHYYKDVDAISSDYELQSWYKEFINLGHPDHKNASWWPKLSTPENLISILTTIIWIVTAQHAVLNFSQYHYGGYVPMRPALMRKLIPKEGDLDYIDFVMDPQRYFESSLPSLSQAAKFMAVTSIGSAHSPEEEYIGDRNDLCSWLEEPEIFDAFKQFSMEIKNIETEIEKRNADKKLRNRCGVGVTPYELLMPWSDQGVTGRGVPNSVTA